A stretch of Arachis hypogaea cultivar Tifrunner chromosome 15, arahy.Tifrunner.gnm2.J5K5, whole genome shotgun sequence DNA encodes these proteins:
- the LOC112751188 gene encoding aldehyde dehydrogenase family 2 member C4 — translation MANLSNGNDDSNNNGSFLKIPKIKFTKLFINGEFVDSVSGKRFETVDPRTEEVITEIAEATKEDIDIAVKAARQAFDSGPWPRMPGAERAKIMLKWAELIEENIEEIAALDTIDGGKLYSWCKAVDVPEASNLLRYYAGAADKIHGEVFKTSRNLHLYSLMEPVGVVGHIIPWNFPTVMFFTKASPALAAGCTMILKPAEHTPLSALFYAHLAKLAGIPDGVLNVVPGFGSTAGAAIASHMDVDAVSFTGSTETGRKVMMAATMSNLKPVSLELGGKSPVLIFDDADVDKAVDLALFGILHNKGEICVAFSRVYVQEGIYDEFEKKVVEKAKTWVVGDPFDPKVQQGPQTSKAQFEKILSYIELGKKEGATLLSGGKRFGNKGYYIEPTIFSNVKEDMLILQDEIFGPVMVLSKFKSIEEGIEKANSSKYGLASGIVTKNMDIANTVSRSIRAGIVWINCFFAFDVDCPFGGCKMSGFGRDYGLEALHKYLQVKSVATPIYNSPWL, via the exons ATGGCAAATCTCAGCAATGGCAATGATGATAGCAATAATAATGGTTCTTTTCTCAAGATTCCAAAGATAAAGTTTACAAAGCTCTTCATCAATGGAGAATTCGTGGATTCAGTTTCAg gAAAAAGGTTTGAGACAGTAGATCCAAGAACAGAAGAAGTGATTACAGAAATAGCAGAGGCTACAAAAGAAGATATTGATATTGCTGTGAAGGCAGCACGTCAAGCTTTTGATTCTGGTCCATGGCCACGCATGCCTGGTGCT GAGAGAGCAAAGATTATGCTAAAATGGGCAGAGCTAATTGAAGAGAACATTGAAGAGATAGCAGCATTGGACACGATTGATGGAGGGAAGCTATATAGTTGGTGTAAGGCTGTGGATGTTCCGGAAGCATCAAATTTACTGCGTTACTATGCTGGTGCTGCTGATAAAATCCATGGAGAAGTGTTCAAAACTTCTAGGAACCTTCATTTGTATTCTCTTATGGAACCTGTTGGTGTTGTGGGACACATTATCCCTTGGAATTTTCCTACTGTCATGTTCTTCACCAAGGCTAGCCCTGCCTTAGCCGCCGGCTGCACCATGATCCTCAAGCCGGCCGAGCATACGCCTCTCTCGGCTCTCTTTTATGCTCATCTTGCTAAGCTG GCTGGTATCCCAGATGGGGTGCTGAATGTTGTACCTGGATTTGGTTCTACTGCTGGAGCTGCAATAGCCTCACATATGGACGTGGATGCG GTCAGTTTTACTGGTTCGACGGAGACTGGCCGGAAGGTAATGATGGCGGCAACCATGAGCAATTTGAAACCAGTTTCACTTGAATTAGGTGGCAAGTCCCCAGTCTTGATCTTTGATGATGCTGATGTTGACAAAGCTGTTGACCTTGCTCTCTTTGGTATCCTACACAACAAG GGAGAAATATGTGTTGCATTTTCGAGAGTTTATGTTCAAGAAGGAATTTATGATGAATTTGAGAAGAAGGTTGTGGAGAAGGCAAAAACATGGGTAGTAGGGGATCCATTTGACCCTAAAGTTCAACAAGGACCACAG ACTAGTAAGGCACAATTTGAGAAAATTCTGTCCTATATTGAGCTTGGAAAGAAAGAAGGAGCTACCCTTTTAAGTGGgggaaaaagatttggaaacaAGGGCTACTATATTGAGCCTACAATTTTCTCTAATGTTAAG gaggacatgctaatattacAAGATGAGATATTTGGACCTGTCATGGTGCTTTCTAAGTTCAA GAGCATTGAGGAAGGAATTGAGAAGGCGAATAGCAGCAAATATGGGCTAGCGTCGGGGATTGTGACGAAGAACATGGATATTGCAAACACAGTGTCAAGGTCCATCCGAGCAGGCATTGTTTGGATCAACTGCTTCTTTGCCTTTGATGTTGATTGCCCTTTTGGAGGCTGCAAGATGAGTGGATTTGGAAGAGATTATGGATTGGAAGCACTCCATAAGTACCTTCAAGTTAAATCTGTTGCAACTCCTATTTACAATTCTCCTTGGCTTTGA